Proteins encoded in a region of the Streptomyces sp. NBC_01298 genome:
- a CDS encoding DUF397 domain-containing protein yields MSPTTAPKWFKSSYSDTDGGACLEVAIAWQKSTHSDGEYAACVEVATCPDTIHVRDSKVQNGPVLDLAPAAWAALTEWTAR; encoded by the coding sequence ATGAGCCCCACCACCGCCCCGAAGTGGTTCAAGTCCAGCTACAGCGACACCGACGGTGGGGCCTGCCTGGAGGTGGCCATCGCCTGGCAGAAGTCCACGCACAGCGACGGCGAATACGCCGCCTGCGTAGAGGTCGCCACCTGCCCGGACACCATCCACGTCCGGGACTCGAAGGTCCAGAACGGCCCCGTCCTCGACCTGGCCCCCGCCGCCTGGGCCGCCCTTACGGAGTGGACCGCTCGCTGA
- a CDS encoding ATP-binding protein, producing MNLHTQPALVHERLYLRSPQTIGAARHFTRDTLEAWGRTSRQDDLLLCVSELATNALRYGVPRGRGYLLRLLTYDGTVRIEVHDSGPGLSRIREQPPGRGLLLVGALADAWGVLARAPGKVVWCEFRGLGC from the coding sequence GTGAATCTTCATACTCAACCCGCCCTGGTCCACGAGCGCCTCTACCTGCGCTCACCCCAAACCATTGGCGCCGCACGCCACTTCACACGTGACACCTTGGAGGCGTGGGGCAGGACCTCGCGACAGGACGACCTGTTGCTCTGCGTGAGCGAGCTGGCGACCAACGCGCTGCGGTACGGGGTCCCGCGCGGTCGGGGCTACCTGCTGCGGCTGCTCACGTACGACGGGACCGTCCGGATCGAGGTGCACGACAGCGGGCCCGGGCTGTCGCGGATCCGGGAGCAGCCGCCCGGGCGGGGGCTGCTCCTGGTCGGGGCGCTGGCCGATGCCTGGGGGGTGTTGGCCCGGGCTCCCGGCAAGGTCGTCTGGTGCGAATTCCGGGGGCTCGGCTGCTAG
- a CDS encoding DUF1876 domain-containing protein produces the protein MTTIVGWHVELEFTEEGHRTSAAALVRLGDGSEVRARGYAMRHPSDPEQLRVGEEIAGARALMDIASQMLQKAHSEIDAATGRHSYPLH, from the coding sequence ATGACCACCATCGTCGGGTGGCATGTGGAGCTCGAATTCACCGAGGAGGGCCACCGCACCAGTGCGGCGGCCCTGGTCAGACTCGGGGACGGCTCCGAGGTACGGGCGCGCGGCTACGCCATGCGACACCCCTCCGACCCGGAGCAGCTGAGGGTCGGGGAGGAGATCGCGGGCGCTCGCGCGCTGATGGACATCGCGTCGCAGATGCTGCAGAAGGCGCACTCGGAGATCGACGCGGCGACGGGCCGGCACTCGTACCCGCTGCACTGA
- a CDS encoding FitA-like ribbon-helix-helix domain-containing protein, with translation MATLYVRDLSDEALAELKIRAARNRQSLQAYARTLLEEEAATPSVEDVVARIRSRVSAELSVDEVLGDLDAGRRRE, from the coding sequence ATGGCCACTCTGTATGTCCGCGACCTGTCCGATGAAGCGCTCGCCGAGCTGAAGATACGAGCCGCTCGCAACCGCCAGTCGCTGCAGGCGTACGCCCGGACGCTGCTGGAGGAAGAGGCCGCCACACCGTCCGTCGAGGATGTCGTCGCACGGATCCGTTCCCGGGTGTCCGCCGAGCTGAGCGTGGACGAGGTCCTAGGTGACCTCGACGCCGGACGGCGACGCGAATGA
- a CDS encoding tetratricopeptide repeat protein — MNAEQRARAEGSATVIQVAGDYVVQPPGAGSVPPPPAAPGLPAPPAVLVGRESSVKVLTDLLDEGGGGAPVTVVAGLPGVGKSALAVATAHRAVEYGWFGDRVYFLPLHGYAPNGAVSGAQAVREMLRHLGVGDADAPPSPDGQVALYRARLASLARAGQRVLIVADDAGSVSQVRDLVPPDGTHRLLVTSRHRLVAPGFTARVVGLDELSAEPATELIAGALLRTWPEDPRPAREPEALARIAEHCGRLPLALTVAGSLLAGDPGLAAGELARQLAEARTRLETLHIEGDVPVGVRAAFDLSYARLPADQARLFRLLTVVPGPDCPTLFAHLVTYEGEPGPAGLAETAGELRPALAALVRASLLAEQPVGSGRWRMHDLVRLYALERGEGHAEEDGREAVIDRFLEGLTEVAARAAQALGIQRGPAAAGDLPSMAEAAHWFEAERAVLVATVVFAADNGRSVLGAGLYNHVAGYLGPYGYLEDALLLERSMVDAARRHGDPVLADALCNLSAALVCFTTRHLVDEAAECLMEALEMFRAVENRAGEARAMVLLGAVLQRQGRVEESTVILVQALALLQELQMPANQWTPLVGLGANLERLERWDEAVTVYRAAVTLAEDDGNPSLTVMLLRSFAAALWRTGEREEAMAVHSRALALSREAGNRSETGRLLLRMSQSLLDDGRTEEARAVCEEAAGLFAEIGQESGQALALFSLACVHEQDGLVTEQLEALERAVVLFVRVGDEDNTVGAVTAMANALTRVGGAAEGARAFDVLAEACEAVGLAEPAAEAREAAAEFRRPADGDTAEAAERVTDPGTPGGPGSTPRQRWRDRFRSRPR, encoded by the coding sequence GTGAACGCCGAGCAGCGGGCGCGGGCCGAGGGGTCCGCGACGGTCATCCAGGTGGCGGGGGACTACGTCGTCCAGCCGCCCGGGGCCGGTTCCGTACCCCCACCCCCGGCCGCACCGGGGCTGCCCGCTCCGCCCGCCGTGCTCGTGGGGCGGGAGAGCTCGGTCAAGGTGCTCACCGACCTGCTCGACGAGGGCGGGGGCGGGGCTCCGGTGACGGTCGTGGCCGGGCTGCCGGGCGTCGGCAAGAGCGCGCTGGCCGTCGCGACGGCCCATCGGGCGGTGGAGTACGGGTGGTTCGGGGACCGGGTGTACTTCCTCCCACTGCACGGCTACGCCCCGAACGGCGCCGTGAGCGGCGCGCAGGCGGTACGGGAGATGCTGCGCCATCTCGGGGTCGGGGACGCGGACGCGCCACCGTCCCCGGACGGGCAGGTGGCGCTGTACCGGGCCCGGCTGGCCTCGCTGGCCCGGGCCGGGCAACGGGTGCTGATCGTCGCGGACGACGCGGGGTCGGTGTCCCAGGTGCGGGACCTCGTACCGCCGGACGGCACGCACCGGCTGCTGGTGACCTCGCGGCACCGGCTGGTCGCGCCGGGCTTCACCGCGCGGGTGGTCGGCCTGGACGAGCTGTCGGCGGAGCCGGCGACGGAACTGATCGCCGGCGCGCTGCTGCGGACCTGGCCGGAGGATCCGCGCCCGGCGCGGGAGCCGGAGGCGCTGGCGCGGATCGCGGAACACTGCGGGCGGCTGCCGCTGGCCCTGACGGTGGCGGGATCGCTGCTGGCGGGGGATCCGGGGCTGGCGGCGGGGGAGTTGGCGCGGCAGCTGGCCGAGGCGAGGACGCGGCTGGAGACGCTGCACATCGAGGGTGATGTGCCGGTCGGAGTCCGGGCCGCGTTCGACCTCTCGTACGCGAGGCTTCCGGCGGACCAGGCACGGCTCTTCCGGCTGCTGACGGTGGTGCCGGGGCCGGACTGTCCCACGCTGTTCGCCCACCTGGTCACGTACGAAGGCGAGCCGGGGCCCGCGGGCCTCGCGGAGACGGCTGGCGAGCTGCGGCCCGCGCTGGCCGCGCTCGTACGGGCCAGCCTGCTGGCCGAGCAGCCGGTCGGCTCGGGGCGGTGGCGGATGCACGACCTGGTGCGGCTCTACGCGCTGGAGCGCGGGGAGGGGCATGCGGAGGAGGACGGCCGGGAGGCCGTGATCGACCGGTTCCTGGAGGGTCTGACCGAGGTAGCCGCCCGCGCCGCGCAGGCCCTCGGGATCCAGCGCGGTCCGGCAGCCGCCGGGGACCTGCCCTCCATGGCCGAGGCGGCGCACTGGTTCGAGGCCGAACGGGCGGTATTGGTGGCCACCGTGGTCTTCGCGGCCGACAACGGCCGCAGCGTGCTGGGTGCCGGGCTGTACAACCACGTGGCCGGCTACCTGGGGCCCTACGGATACCTGGAGGACGCCCTGCTGCTCGAGCGCAGCATGGTGGACGCGGCCAGGCGGCACGGAGATCCGGTTCTCGCCGACGCGCTGTGCAACCTGAGTGCCGCCCTCGTGTGCTTCACCACGCGGCACCTCGTGGACGAAGCGGCCGAGTGCTTGATGGAGGCTCTCGAGATGTTCCGCGCGGTGGAGAATCGGGCGGGGGAAGCCAGGGCGATGGTGCTCCTGGGTGCCGTGCTCCAGCGGCAGGGCCGGGTCGAGGAGTCGACGGTGATCCTCGTGCAGGCCCTGGCACTCCTCCAGGAGCTGCAGATGCCGGCCAATCAGTGGACGCCGCTGGTCGGTCTCGGGGCCAACCTGGAGAGGCTGGAGCGGTGGGACGAGGCCGTGACCGTGTACCGGGCGGCCGTCACGCTGGCGGAGGACGACGGCAACCCCAGCTTGACCGTGATGCTCCTGCGGTCATTCGCGGCCGCGCTGTGGCGGACCGGGGAGCGCGAGGAGGCCATGGCCGTGCACTCGCGAGCGCTCGCCCTGAGCAGGGAGGCGGGCAACAGGTCGGAGACCGGCCGGCTGCTCCTGCGCATGAGCCAGTCGCTCCTCGACGACGGCAGGACGGAGGAGGCCCGGGCCGTCTGCGAGGAGGCCGCCGGGCTGTTCGCGGAGATCGGCCAGGAGTCCGGTCAGGCGCTGGCGCTGTTCTCACTGGCGTGCGTCCACGAGCAGGACGGCCTGGTGACCGAGCAACTGGAGGCACTGGAACGCGCCGTCGTGCTCTTCGTCCGGGTGGGGGACGAGGACAACACGGTCGGGGCGGTCACTGCGATGGCCAACGCCCTGACGCGGGTCGGCGGTGCGGCTGAGGGCGCAAGGGCCTTCGACGTACTGGCGGAGGCGTGCGAGGCGGTGGGGCTCGCGGAGCCGGCCGCCGAGGCCCGCGAGGCCGCGGCGGAGTTCCGTCGGCCGGCGGACGGGGACACCGCCGAGGCGGCGGAGCGCGTTACGGATCCGGGTACTCCCGGGGGTCCCGGCAGCACCCCCCGGCAGCGATGGCGGGACCGCTTCAGATCCCGCCCGCGCTGA
- a CDS encoding ABC transporter ATP-binding protein has protein sequence MADLGTDLGIHATALTKSYGALRVLDGIDLAVPRGSVLALLGPNGAGKTTTVRILATLTEPDSGTVRVAGHDTASARALVRRAISLTGQSAAVDDLQTGAETLRMVGRLHGLRPRAARARAEELLERFGLAEAAGRTAKTYSGGMRRRLDLAASLVARPEVIFLDEPTAGLDPRSRQDLWELVRELRTDGTSVLLTTQYLEEADRLADRVAVLAGGRIAAEGTPAELKSRVAGHRLDLTFASRAAYDALTPRALELTAGRPAASTVSADGLTLAPEELGLSLPTDGSAAHVRSLLDALDPDHTAVDRFSVRGATLDDVFLTLTGAAP, from the coding sequence ATGGCCGACCTCGGCACCGACCTCGGCATCCACGCCACTGCCCTGACCAAGTCCTACGGCGCCCTGCGCGTCCTCGACGGCATCGACCTCGCCGTCCCGCGCGGCAGCGTCCTCGCCCTGCTCGGCCCCAACGGCGCCGGGAAGACCACCACCGTCCGGATCCTCGCCACCCTCACCGAGCCGGACTCCGGCACCGTGCGGGTCGCGGGCCACGACACGGCGTCCGCGCGGGCCCTCGTGCGCCGGGCCATCAGCCTCACCGGGCAGTCCGCGGCCGTCGACGACCTCCAGACCGGCGCCGAGACCCTCCGCATGGTGGGCCGCCTCCACGGACTGCGCCCGCGCGCGGCCCGGGCGCGGGCCGAGGAGCTGCTGGAACGCTTCGGGCTCGCCGAAGCCGCCGGACGCACGGCGAAGACCTACTCGGGCGGCATGCGCCGGCGCCTCGACCTCGCCGCGAGCCTGGTCGCCCGCCCCGAGGTGATCTTCCTGGACGAGCCGACCGCCGGGCTCGACCCGCGCAGCCGCCAGGACCTGTGGGAACTCGTACGGGAACTGCGCACCGACGGCACCAGCGTCCTGCTCACCACCCAGTACCTGGAGGAGGCCGACCGGCTCGCCGACCGCGTGGCCGTCCTGGCCGGCGGCCGGATCGCCGCCGAAGGCACCCCCGCGGAGCTCAAGTCCCGCGTGGCGGGCCACCGCCTCGACCTGACCTTCGCCAGCCGGGCCGCCTACGACGCCCTGACCCCGCGCGCGCTCGAGCTGACCGCGGGGCGACCCGCGGCCTCCACGGTCTCGGCGGACGGCCTCACCCTCGCCCCGGAGGAGCTCGGCCTCAGCCTGCCCACCGACGGCAGCGCCGCCCACGTCCGGTCACTGCTCGACGCGCTCGACCCGGACCACACGGCCGTGGACCGCTTCTCGGTCCGCGGCGCCACCCTCGACGACGTGTTCCTCACCCTGACGGGAGCCGCTCCGTGA
- the argS gene encoding arginine--tRNA ligase: MASVPSLASSVNQRVADALASALPDAGASDPLLRRSDRADFQANGILALAKKAKANPRELATTVVEAIDSAGLIQEIEVSGPGFLNITITDKAIVETLAARAADDRLGVPLAAKPGTTVIDYAQPNVAKEMHVGHLRSAVIGAAMVEILEFTGEKVVRRHHIGDWGTQFGMLIQYLLEHPHELDHKAEDGAEVAEVSGEEAMSNLNRLYKASRALFDSDEEFKTRARARVVDLQAGEPETLALWQRFVDESKIYFYSVFDKLDMDIQDPDVIGESGYNDMLVETCKLLEDSGVAVRSNGALCVFFDDVKGPDGNPTPLIVQKSDGGFGYAATDLSAIRDRVGGLGATTLLYVVDARQSLHFKMVFETARRAGWLNEDTKAVQLAFGTVLGKDGKPFKTREGETVRLVDLLDEAIDRAAAVVREKAKDLSEAEITERAEQVGIGAVKYADLSTSASRDYKFDLDQMVSLTGDTSVYIQYAYARGKSILRKADEAGGRKPVAHPELELAPAERALGLHLDHFGELLAEAAAEYAPHKVAAYLYQLSSLFTTFYSECPVIKPEPELTVGENRLFLCDLTARTLSKGMSLLGIRTPEKL; encoded by the coding sequence ATGGCCTCGGTCCCTTCCCTCGCTTCCTCCGTCAACCAGCGCGTCGCCGACGCACTCGCCTCCGCCCTGCCGGACGCCGGTGCGAGCGACCCGCTGCTGCGACGAAGCGACCGGGCCGACTTCCAGGCCAACGGCATCCTGGCGCTCGCGAAGAAGGCCAAGGCCAACCCGCGTGAGCTGGCGACGACCGTCGTCGAGGCAATCGACAGCGCCGGTCTGATCCAGGAGATCGAGGTCTCGGGCCCCGGCTTCCTCAACATCACGATCACCGACAAGGCGATCGTCGAGACGCTGGCGGCGCGCGCCGCGGACGACCGTCTCGGCGTGCCGCTCGCCGCGAAGCCGGGTACGACGGTGATCGACTACGCGCAGCCGAACGTGGCCAAGGAGATGCACGTGGGCCACCTGCGGTCGGCGGTCATCGGTGCGGCGATGGTGGAGATCCTCGAGTTCACCGGCGAGAAGGTGGTCCGGCGTCACCACATCGGCGACTGGGGCACCCAGTTCGGCATGCTCATCCAGTACCTGCTGGAGCACCCGCACGAGCTGGACCACAAGGCGGAGGACGGCGCCGAGGTCGCGGAAGTCTCCGGCGAGGAGGCCATGTCCAACCTGAACCGCCTCTACAAGGCCTCGCGCGCGCTCTTCGACTCCGACGAGGAGTTCAAGACGCGGGCCCGGGCCCGGGTGGTGGACCTCCAGGCGGGCGAGCCGGAGACGCTGGCCCTGTGGCAGCGGTTCGTGGACGAGTCGAAGATCTACTTCTACTCCGTCTTCGACAAGCTGGACATGGACATCCAGGACCCCGACGTGATCGGCGAGTCCGGCTACAACGACATGCTGGTGGAGACCTGCAAGCTGCTGGAGGACTCGGGCGTCGCCGTCCGTTCCAACGGCGCGCTGTGCGTGTTCTTCGACGACGTCAAGGGTCCGGACGGCAACCCGACCCCGCTGATCGTCCAGAAGTCCGACGGCGGCTTCGGCTACGCCGCGACCGACCTCTCGGCGATCCGCGACCGGGTCGGCGGGCTGGGCGCGACGACCCTCCTCTACGTGGTGGACGCGCGGCAGTCCCTGCACTTCAAGATGGTCTTCGAGACGGCCCGGCGGGCCGGCTGGCTGAACGAGGACACCAAGGCCGTGCAGCTGGCCTTCGGCACCGTGCTGGGCAAGGACGGCAAGCCGTTCAAGACCCGTGAGGGCGAGACGGTGCGGCTGGTGGACCTGCTGGACGAGGCGATCGACCGCGCGGCGGCCGTGGTGCGGGAGAAGGCCAAGGACCTGTCCGAGGCGGAGATCACCGAGCGTGCGGAGCAGGTCGGCATCGGCGCGGTGAAGTACGCGGACCTCTCCACGTCCGCCTCGCGGGACTACAAGTTCGACCTGGACCAGATGGTGTCGCTGACGGGCGACACGTCCGTGTACATCCAGTACGCGTACGCCCGTGGCAAGTCGATCCTGCGCAAGGCGGACGAGGCCGGCGGCCGTAAGCCGGTCGCGCACCCGGAGCTGGAGCTGGCCCCGGCCGAGCGTGCCCTGGGCCTGCACCTGGACCACTTCGGCGAGCTGCTCGCCGAGGCGGCCGCGGAGTACGCCCCGCACAAGGTCGCCGCGTACCTCTACCAGCTGTCCTCGCTGTTCACGACGTTCTACTCCGAGTGCCCCGTCATCAAGCCGGAGCCGGAGCTCACCGTCGGCGAGAACCGCCTGTTCCTCTGCGACCTGACCGCCCGCACCCTCAGCAAGGGCATGTCCCTCCTCGGCATCCGCACCCCCGAGAAGCTCTGA
- a CDS encoding type II toxin-antitoxin system VapC family toxin: protein MIVIDASALVMLVADAGPAGEAVRERVVGERLVAPYLLDVEVAHALLGRHRAGKLSDRQLDVAWDDFAALPVRRMEHLPVLPRVRELYANLSAYDATYVALAEGFQVPLVTCGARIARSGSARCKVEVFGAG, encoded by the coding sequence ATGATCGTGATCGACGCGAGTGCACTCGTCATGCTCGTCGCCGACGCCGGTCCGGCGGGCGAGGCCGTGCGTGAGCGGGTGGTGGGCGAACGCCTCGTCGCCCCCTACCTGCTCGATGTGGAGGTCGCGCACGCGCTGCTCGGGCGGCACCGTGCAGGCAAGCTCTCCGACCGTCAGCTGGACGTGGCCTGGGACGACTTTGCCGCACTGCCGGTCCGGCGGATGGAGCATCTTCCCGTGCTGCCCCGGGTGCGCGAGCTGTACGCGAACCTCTCCGCGTATGACGCCACCTACGTGGCCCTGGCCGAGGGGTTCCAAGTACCGCTCGTCACCTGCGGTGCCCGGATCGCACGTTCCGGGAGCGCTCGCTGCAAGGTCGAGGTGTTCGGGGCGGGTTGA
- a CDS encoding TetR/AcrR family transcriptional regulator, with product MAHETDGDDDGTGLPASLAMAWGLRERPGKGPRPSLTLQRIVDAAVSLAATEGMDAVSMGRVAKELGASTMSLYRYVTAKEELYILMADAGVGTPPEPEPEPEPEPSGGEGRDWRELLSEWAYAQRAVLMANSWIVRIPLTGAPVSPNQLAWMERGLAAMAGTALRESEKLSAIILIGGLVRNEATMVADMIAAIVKSGVSPDQVLGRYVRTLRLMTGPDTHPAVTRLLESDAFTGADEPDFQFRFGLDRILDGLAALISERSTP from the coding sequence ATGGCGCACGAAACGGACGGCGACGACGACGGCACGGGGCTCCCGGCGAGCCTGGCCATGGCCTGGGGTCTGCGCGAACGCCCCGGCAAGGGCCCGCGCCCCAGCCTCACCCTCCAGCGGATCGTGGACGCGGCGGTGTCGCTGGCCGCCACGGAGGGGATGGACGCCGTCTCCATGGGCCGGGTGGCCAAGGAGCTCGGCGCCTCGACGATGTCCCTCTACCGGTACGTCACGGCGAAGGAAGAGCTCTACATCCTGATGGCCGACGCCGGCGTCGGCACCCCGCCGGAGCCGGAGCCGGAGCCGGAGCCGGAGCCGTCCGGCGGGGAGGGGCGGGACTGGAGGGAGCTGCTGTCCGAGTGGGCGTACGCGCAGCGGGCCGTCCTGATGGCGAACTCCTGGATCGTGCGCATCCCGCTCACCGGGGCGCCGGTCAGCCCCAACCAGCTCGCCTGGATGGAACGCGGGCTCGCGGCGATGGCCGGGACCGCCCTGCGGGAGAGCGAGAAGCTCTCCGCGATCATCCTGATCGGCGGCCTGGTCCGCAACGAGGCGACGATGGTCGCGGACATGATCGCCGCCATCGTGAAGTCCGGCGTCTCACCGGACCAGGTGCTGGGTCGGTACGTACGCACCCTGCGGCTGATGACCGGCCCGGACACGCACCCTGCGGTGACGCGCCTGCTGGAATCCGACGCGTTCACGGGCGCGGACGAGCCGGACTTCCAGTTCCGCTTCGGCCTGGACCGCATCCTGGACGGCCTGGCCGCGCTGATCAGCGAGCGGTCCACTCCGTAA
- a CDS encoding helix-turn-helix domain-containing protein gives MKMVGKQVAAARAAKNLTQKQLGELVGLDAETIASIEQGRRALMPDVAELMDQHLGLPGLLAVAANEMPAVDVTPPWAEEYMNLEEQAVALSWYESMRFPGLLQTENYARALFRVRVPARAEEEIENLTVRRVKRQAILHRKVPPSLSFIVWEAVFKDRIGGDEVYAEQLRHLIACMDLPNVTLQVMPFGRTTHAGLNGPFILLETPSHQQFAYSETQHGSLLISTPGEVSILSRKYAMLRTQALNTEQTKGLLDRLLGEP, from the coding sequence ATGAAGATGGTCGGCAAGCAGGTGGCCGCAGCCCGCGCCGCGAAGAACCTGACGCAGAAGCAGCTCGGAGAGCTGGTCGGTTTGGACGCGGAGACGATCGCGTCCATCGAGCAGGGGCGACGGGCGTTGATGCCGGATGTTGCGGAGCTGATGGACCAACACCTGGGGCTTCCGGGGTTGCTGGCCGTGGCGGCCAACGAGATGCCGGCCGTTGACGTGACGCCGCCGTGGGCAGAGGAGTACATGAACCTGGAGGAACAGGCCGTCGCGCTCTCCTGGTACGAGTCCATGCGGTTCCCAGGACTCCTCCAGACCGAGAACTACGCCAGGGCCCTCTTCCGTGTTCGTGTCCCGGCCCGCGCGGAGGAAGAGATCGAGAACCTGACTGTCAGGCGCGTGAAACGGCAGGCGATCCTGCACCGCAAGGTGCCGCCGAGTCTGAGCTTCATCGTCTGGGAAGCCGTATTCAAAGACCGCATCGGCGGGGACGAGGTCTACGCCGAGCAGCTGCGCCACCTGATCGCCTGCATGGACCTCCCAAACGTCACCCTCCAGGTGATGCCTTTCGGCCGCACGACGCACGCCGGTCTGAACGGGCCGTTCATCCTCCTGGAAACACCGTCCCATCAACAGTTCGCCTACTCCGAGACGCAGCACGGGAGCCTGCTGATCTCGACCCCAGGTGAGGTCAGCATCCTGTCCCGCAAATATGCGATGCTGCGAACTCAGGCCCTCAACACCGAGCAGACGAAGGGCCTGTTGGATCGCCTGCTAGGAGAGCCATGA
- a CDS encoding VOC family protein — protein sequence MNGPYKPGTPCWIDLMVPDQQAAIDFYADLFGWQGEIGPPETGGYAVCTLKGKPVAGIMKAMNPDGTVPDPMPPTVWTSYLATDSLDSTLKSVTDAGGTVMMGAMDVMDLGRMAVIADPTGAVVGLWQAGTFDGAGIVNEHGALIWNELSTGDVPAARAFYGAILPVTTAASEMPEASGYTEFQVDGRAVAGMMDLKTLPPGTPPNWIPYFSADDVDEIQAAATRAGGSVIAPAFDMAAGRMAVLADPQGAVFSVIKARPEILD from the coding sequence ATGAACGGCCCCTACAAGCCCGGCACCCCCTGCTGGATCGACCTGATGGTTCCCGACCAGCAGGCCGCCATCGACTTCTACGCCGACCTCTTCGGCTGGCAGGGCGAGATCGGCCCGCCCGAGACCGGCGGGTACGCCGTCTGCACCCTCAAGGGCAAGCCGGTCGCCGGGATCATGAAGGCGATGAACCCGGACGGCACCGTCCCCGACCCGATGCCCCCGACGGTGTGGACCTCGTACCTGGCCACGGATTCCCTCGACTCCACCCTCAAGTCCGTCACCGACGCCGGCGGCACGGTCATGATGGGCGCGATGGACGTCATGGACCTCGGGCGGATGGCCGTCATCGCCGACCCGACCGGCGCGGTCGTCGGCCTGTGGCAGGCGGGCACCTTCGACGGGGCCGGCATCGTCAACGAGCACGGCGCGCTCATCTGGAACGAGCTGAGCACCGGCGACGTCCCCGCCGCGCGAGCGTTCTACGGGGCCATCCTCCCGGTCACCACGGCCGCCTCCGAGATGCCGGAGGCCTCGGGGTACACGGAGTTCCAGGTCGACGGCCGCGCGGTGGCCGGAATGATGGACCTGAAGACCCTCCCGCCGGGCACCCCGCCGAACTGGATCCCGTACTTCAGCGCCGACGACGTCGACGAGATCCAGGCCGCCGCCACCCGCGCCGGAGGCTCCGTCATCGCCCCCGCCTTCGACATGGCGGCCGGCCGCATGGCCGTCCTGGCCGACCCGCAGGGCGCCGTCTTCTCGGTGATCAAGGCCCGCCCGGAGATCCTCGACTGA
- a CDS encoding ABC transporter permease, with protein MTTSTPTRPTAATAAYALTGRSLRISSRQPDVLITALMLPVMLMLIFVYFFGGAIDTGTSYVTYVVPGAMLLCAGFGAASTAVSVATDMKEGVIDRLRSLDIGGVPIVAGHVAASVLRNLVSTGLVLAVALAIGFRPQASPSGYLAAAALLVAYITAISWLAATLGLLAGTPEAAGGFTFLMMFLPYPSSAFVPIDTMPGWLHGFADHQPLTPVIESLRALLLARPAGDAPWTALAWCAGIGLVSVALSAVVFERRTR; from the coding sequence GTGACCACCTCCACGCCGACCCGCCCCACCGCCGCCACGGCGGCCTACGCCCTCACCGGCCGCAGCCTGCGCATCAGCAGCCGCCAACCGGACGTCCTGATCACGGCGTTGATGCTGCCGGTCATGCTGATGCTGATCTTCGTCTACTTCTTCGGCGGAGCCATCGACACCGGGACGTCCTACGTCACCTACGTGGTCCCGGGAGCGATGCTGCTCTGCGCGGGCTTCGGCGCGGCGAGCACCGCCGTCAGCGTCGCCACCGACATGAAGGAAGGCGTGATCGACCGCCTCCGCTCCCTGGACATCGGCGGCGTTCCGATCGTGGCCGGACACGTCGCGGCCTCGGTCCTGCGCAACCTCGTGTCCACCGGCCTGGTCCTGGCCGTCGCGCTCGCCATCGGCTTCCGCCCGCAGGCCTCGCCCTCCGGCTACCTGGCCGCCGCCGCGCTGCTGGTCGCGTACATCACCGCGATCTCCTGGCTGGCCGCGACGCTCGGACTGCTCGCCGGCACACCGGAGGCGGCGGGCGGCTTCACCTTCCTGATGATGTTCCTGCCGTACCCGTCCAGCGCGTTCGTCCCCATCGACACCATGCCCGGCTGGCTCCACGGCTTCGCCGACCACCAGCCGCTGACCCCGGTGATCGAGTCCCTGCGGGCCCTGCTCCTCGCCCGGCCCGCGGGCGACGCACCCTGGACCGCACTGGCCTGGTGCGCGGGCATCGGCCTGGTGTCCGTAGCGCTGTCGGCCGTCGTCTTCGAACGGCGGACGCGGTAG